Genomic window (Chloroherpetonaceae bacterium):
ACCAGAACATCTTGCGCCATATTTTCAGCGACGAGGTTACGGAGTGGATAGAACATGCGCTTACGGTTATCTCTGTGCTGGTTCTCATTTACCTTGTTCTCAAGCTCATACGAACTGACCTTCGCAGTCTTTTCTACGGCTCGAAGACACTCCGCTCCGTAGCGTTTCAGGCTGAGGAGCACTTAGAACCCGATGCACTTCAGGCTTTGATTGAACAGGCGATGGCAGACAAAGATTACCGCCGCGCTGTGCGTTATCTTTTCTTGCGCGTGCTCAAGCTCCTTGCCGCTAAGGATTTGATTGCTTGGCGAATTGACAAAACAAACCGTGACTACTTGTATGAACTCAAGCAACCAGAGCTTCGCACACCGTTTGCGGAGCTTGCACGCTTTTTTGAGTATGTCTGGTATGGTGGGTTTTGGCTCACGGAACAAGAGTTTGCCGCTGCCAAGCGTGCGTTTGATGCATTTACGACTCAATTGCAGGAGAGATGAAATCATACTGGAAGCCTCTGCTATTTTTTGCAGCCATCTTTGCTTTGCTGGTTGCAACACAGCTCTCTGCACCCAAGCCGCTCAATTGGCGTCCTTCTTTTTCAAATGAAGACAAATCACCTTTTGGCGCGTTTGTGCTTTTTTCGCGCCTTAGAGACCTTTTCTTCGAGGAGCGTATCACAGTTAGCCCCCAATCGCTCTATGAGCTTTTCCATGCTTCTCCCCAGACCTATCTGTTCTCGCTGCGCTCGAACATTATCTTCATTGCCGAAGACCTTCGTCTCGACAGCCTTGATGCACAGAGTTTGCTTGAGTTTGTCTCAGCTGGCAGCACGGCGTTCCTTGCTGCAGTCTGGTTTCCAGCTCCGATTTGTGATACATTTCGTCTGAGGACACGAGCGCAGTTTTTGCCTTTCTTGCACGTTGCTGATTCTCTGAACGCACCAGATACACTTTACCTTTCCTTTCCTAAGGCAGCGCCCCAGCAAGGCACGCGATACGCTCTCCGTATGCCGCCTTACACGGCAAGCTTTTCTCGGTTTGATTCCTCACGTGCGACTGTGCTGAGCGTTGATACAGCAAATCGTCCGAACTTTATTCGCCTCCAGTTTGGTAAAGGTGCGTTCTACCTTTGTTCCAGTCCTTACCTTTTCACGAACTACTACTTGCTGACGCCCGATGGTGCGGAGTATGTTGCCAGAGTGCTTTCGCACTTGCCTGTTCAAACAACCATTTGGGACGAATACTACAAACCGCTTTCTCGACGTGCCCAAACTCCGATTCGCTTTGTTTTAGAGACGGATACGCTGCGGTATGCTTACTATCTTGCGCTCACTGGCATTGTGCTCTTCATCTTTGCTTCTGGCAAGCGGCGGCAGCGTCCTATCCCCCTTATCACGCCGCCCCGTAACGCTACACTGGAGTTTGTGCAAACAGTTGGCAGGGTCTATCTTCAACACGGCGACCACAAAGATTTGGCCGAGAAAAAAATTGAGTATTTCTTTGATTTTCTGCGCACGCATTTTTATCTCCAAAACATTTCGTTTTCGCAGGATTTTTATCAATTGCTCTCAGAAAAGTCAGGCGTGCCTATCTCTGAGATTGCACGACTTTTTGCAGCGATTCAAGCGGCACGCAACTCATCAAGCCTCTCCGCTACCGAGCTTTTAGCGCTGATGAAAGCGATTGAAAATTTCTACAACGCTACAACCGTGAAAGCCAATGTCCGAAACGCTCTTTCAGAATCGAATTGACCTCAGCTCAATTCGTGATGCCGTTGAACGTATTAAGCGAGAACTGCGCAAAGTGATTGTTGGGCAAGACGAAATGATCGACCTTTTGTTAGCAGCACTATTCGCAAATGGTCATATTCTCATTGAGGGCGTACCTGGAATCGCCAAAACGCTTACGGCAAAAGTTTTAGCACGCACGCTTTCGGTAGGTTTTTCACGCATTCAGTTTACGCCTGACCTGATGCCTTCCGATGTGATTGGCACATCGGTCTTTAACCCAAAGACAGTTGAGTTCAAGTTCAATCCAGGCCCAATTTTTTCAAATTTTGTGCTGATTGATGAAATCAACCGTGCACCTGCCAAAACTCAGGCGGCACTCTTTGAGGTCATGGAAGAGCGTCAAGTTACAGTTGATGGCACCACCTATCCGATGCAGATGCCTTTTTTGGTTGTTGCCACGCAAAACCCTATTGAGCAAGAAGGCACCTATCGCTTGCCGGAGGCGCAGCTAGACCGATTCCTGCTCAAAATCGTGATGACATATCCTTCGTTGGAAGAGGAAACCAAAATTCTCCTTGCGCATCATCAGCAGCGCGCTGTGCCGACTGCTGCTGTTGAACCAGTCTTGACGGGTGAGCAAGTGTTAGCCTGCCAAGCCGCTGCGCGTAGCGTGCGAGTTGAGGAAGCGCTTTTGCGCTATATTGCTTTGCTTGCTGGTAAGACACGCACCAGCGGCGACATCTATCTTGGCGCCTCACCACGCGCCTCGATTGCGATTCTCAACACTGCCAAAGCAATCGCAGCCATGCAAGGTCGCGATTTTCTTGTGCCAGATGACATTAAAACTGTAGCGATTCCTGCGCTTCGGCATCGCATCATTCTTTCACCTGAACGCGAGATGCAGGGCATTGCACCTGACGACGTGCTTAAAGACCTTCTTGCTAAACTGGAAGTGCCACGATGAATTTTCTCCAAAGCTACTTTCTTACGCCACGCTTCTTTCTTGCGCTTGGCGTGCTGGCTACGCTTTTTGTATTGGGTTACTTTTTCTCTGCCTTGACCACTCTTGCCACCATTGGCACGCCGATACTCTTTCTACTCACTTTGCTCGATACGCTTTTGCTGTATGCACCGCGCTTTACCGCTCCCCGTGCAGAACGCCTTACGCCTGAGCGCTTTTCGAACGGCGATGAAAACTTTATTACCGTCCGCTTGCAGAACCCTTACACTTTCACTTCACGCCTCGAGGTAATTGATGAACTGCCGCCTCAATTCCAAGTGCGTGATTTTCTCTATGTGCTTACGCTTCCTGCGCAGTCTCACAGAGCGTTTCAATACAGCGTTCGTCCTACTGAGCGCGGAGAGTATCACTTTGGCGACCTGAACCTTTTCTTTGAAAGCCCACTGGGCTTGGTGCAGCGGCGCTTTAAAATCCCTGCCTCCACGATGGTGCCCACTTATCCATCTTTTCTGCAGATGCGTCGCTATGAGCTTCTTTCGCTTTCTGCCAGAGCTACTGAATTAGGTATCAAGCGCCTGCGCCGCTTAGGACACACGCTCGAGTTTGAGCGCATTAAGCCTTATGCAATTGGCGATGATATTCGCTCTATTAACTGGAAAGCCACGGCGCGGCGAGGCGACCTGATGGTTAATCAATATCAAGATGAGCGTTCCCAGCCTATTTATTCTCTTATCGATATGGGGCGCATGATGAAAATGCCTTTTGAGGGGCTGACACTGTTGGACTATGCGATTAATGCTTCACTGGCAATTTCCAACATTGCCTTGAAGAAGCAAGACCGTGCTGGACTGATTACTTTTTCCAACCGCATTCATTCCATCATTCCTGCTGAGCGACAATCAGCGCACCTTGCAAAGATTCTCGAGACGCTTTACAACCAACAGACTACTTTTCAGGAATCAGATTATGAAACCCTTTTTATCACCGTTCAGCGGCGCATTTCACAACGTGCTCTTCTTCTGCTTTTTACAAACTTTGAGACGCTTTCTTCAATGCGGCGTCAGCTTCGGTATCTCCAGCGCCTTGCTGTGCGGCACTTGCTTATCGTGATTTTCTTTGAAAACACTGAACTGCGCTCTTTGCTTGAACGCCCGACTAAGACGCTGGAAGATGCATATATCAAGACCATTGCTGAAAAATTTGCCTTCGAGAAACGAGAAATTGTCTTGGAGCTGCAGCGCAACGGCATTCAATCTGTCTTAACGGCTCCTAAAGACCTGACACTCAAAACCATCAACAAATACCTTGAACTGAAAGCACGCGGAATGATTTAGCATCAAGTGTTGCTGTGCCACATTTCTTGTGTAATGCTGGGAGCTGACTTGCCTTCAAATCTGATTGACGCCCAGCGTGATGCATTCTTGCAGCAAAGTCTCTTCCACTTTTTGTGATAGGGAATATGTGCTGAGCGCAATCATCTTCAGGTTATTGAGCATCACTCGTGCCAGCGCAACTGTGCTTAGCAAATTTCTGCGCTCCATTTTGCCTTCTCCGTGCAGGAAAAGAAAGGTGAAAGCCTGTGTGCGGTCTTGAAACTCACGCAGTCGAGCCAAATGCCGCACCTTTGCCTCATCGCTTGCACCCAGAGGTAGCCACACACTTGCTTTGATGCCATATTTTTGCAGCATCATCACTGCGCTGAAATACTCATCGACGGCTGCATCATCTTGCAGCCCACCTTCCAGCTTGCCCTCGACCAATCTCAGCCCCGACTCTGCTAACTTTTCTGCTGCTTTCAGTACCCTTAGTTTCTCACTTGCTGCTAACCGCACTACTTGTTGCGGCCAAAGGGCACAGACACTTGCCCTCTCTGCCACTGTTCTAACACACTGACAGACTTCAAGCAACTTCATTTCAGTTGGCAACTCCAAATACACCAGCGGCTTATTGGGTTTTTCTGACTGACTGCTGTGGCGCCGCTCTACATCGAGCGTGGTGAGCGAGGGATTGCGTGCTGCGAGTGCTTTTGTTGCCTCAATTAGTGCAGATGGTCGCTCGCTTCCAAGTGCTTTTCTTGCTTCTTGCAAAAATTTCAAACCTTCATCAAAGCCGATGCGCTCATCTTTCTCCAACTTTTCTAAAATGCGCTCTATTGAAACAGAATCTTTGGGCATCTCAAAAGTCAACTTGATAGATAAGGTATTCCTTGTAAGGCTCTGCGCCGATGGCTTCGGCTAATTTTTGCATCGGTATATTGCTTTTGAGCACCCAACTTAGCTCCGCTTCCCAGTAGCCCTTTCGAATACCTACTTCAACCGTTTCTGCATTCATCAACGAATCGACGCCTTTGTTTCGGTATTCAGGGATTACCCCCATTACAATGGTGCGAATGCGATTGATTTTTCGCGCATACCAAAGGTATTTCAGGATTCCGATTGGCGAGGTTGGGTTACCGTTGACGTGCTTCAAAGCGATGTTGACATCAGGCAGCGAGAGCGAAAAGCCAACATAGTCGCCTTTTTCATTTTGCACAAAGTAGATAAACTCTGGATCTGCGATTTGCTTTAAATCCTTTGCGAGTGTGTAAAACTCCTTCTCGGTAAAAGGCACAAACCCCCAGTTGAGTTCCCACGCCTTGTTGTAAAGACTGCGAATGATTTTCGCTTCGTTCTGCCAGTCTTTCAGGTTAAGGTAGCGCAGGCGCAGTTTCTCACGCTTCTTAACCAATTCGCTAATGCGTCTCAGGCGCTCACGGTCAATGGTCTTTTGATTGACCAGCCATGCGACCAGTTCTTGCTCCACGCGAAAGCCATAATCTTTGCAAAGGTCGTGGTAGTAAGGCGGGTTGTAGGTCATCAGGAATGTCGGTGGAGAATCATAACCTTTGCAGAGCATACCCAGTTGGTCGTTGGTAGAGGGACTAATTGGACCGCGCATTGCAGTGAGTCCACGCGCTTGCAGCCACGCCTTAGCTGCATCAAAGAGCGCTCGTGAAACCTCTGTGTCATTGATGCATTCAAAAAAGCCCCAAAACCCTACCTTGTCTTTGTGTAGCTCGTTATGCGTATAGTTGATGGTCGCTGTAATTGTGCCGCACATTTCACCATTTTTCCAAGCCGTAAAGCATGCGCGATCAGCATGCTCCCAAAGCGGATAGCGCTGCTTGTCCAGCGTTTTTTCGTAGTCGGCAATCACAGGCGGCACCCAGTTTTTTTTCAGCTCAGGGTCACGCGTATAAATTTTCCATGCAAATTTGATATAGTCTCGAATCTCTTTGGGCGTTTTTGCTTCTCGGATTTCAACAGGCATTTGTGCCTCTTTTGTTTTTGTTTGCAGTTTTTTGAGGGCGAAAAATACAGCTTTTCTTCGCTTTGAGTATGTTAGGGTGGTCTCTGTCAGAGAAAATTTTCAGATGGGAAACAGTGTTGTAGCCCAAGCTTTGTGTTTGAGCACTCCTTAGAACCATGCGGACAGTCTTTCTCACAGTGAGCCTCTCTTTTAGCCTCTGGGCGATAAGCGCGTGTAGCCTTTTTTCGCCACGCACACCTGAGCCTCCTGAAAGCCTTGCGCCCAGTGTTCCTGTCTGGCGACCACCTACGCTGGCTGATATTGTGCTGGAGAACCTTACCAACGCGTTTGCCAGTGTCAACCCTGTGGATTACACGCGCACTTTTTCACCTGCGCCTACGACCGATAACCTGCTCGTTTCAGATTATCGCTTCATTCCTGCGCCTGAGACTGCGGGCACAGCAGGCGCTATATTTCAGAACTGGAATATCGTCTCAGAGCGGCGATTCTTTGAGAACTTCCGAGCGCAGTTGGAGCGTGGCGCTCGACCGCAGTTCCTTTTCACGATTGATACGCGCCTACTGAACTCCCCAACGGAGCTTCAGCTTTCACTTTCCTACCGCATTGTTGCACGCTACACGTCGCCTGACATTCCTGAAGTCACGCAAGGTCGCTCGGTGCTGCGGCTATTGCAATCTACGCAAGGTTTCTGGTATGTGCAGGAGTGGCGCGACTTTCGCAGCGATGCTGATTTTACGCTGAGCGAACTCAAGCGCCGACTTGCAAATTAGCCTCATCCCCTGTCTCGACTTCAATTGGCTTGCACCCTGCCCTGCATCGGCATTGCACAGGGCTGGCGCGCTTGGCACTCGCCATTTCTGTTCACTGCATCCCTGATCTCGTAATTTTTCTTAGATTTGTTGATTACAAACTTTACGGTTATGCCACGACTCAGCGATATGTTGAACTCTCGTGCAGCAATGCATCAACTGCAACGCCTCTTTACTGCACGCACTTGGCGAAAACTGCGTCTTCGAGCACGGCTGCGCTGGTTTGCCAGAGACGCCATGCGCTCACCACTCAAATACGTGCGCCTTGCTTTTCTCGGATTGATTTTGTTCTACACCGTGTTTGGCAACTACGGCATCTTAGCTCGGCTCCGTCTGGAGATTCACAAGTCGCATCTTTCTGCCGAGCTTACGCGCGAAACACAGCGCTCCAATGAACTCCGAAGCGCCATTCAAAAAATGCAAACTCTCGAGGAAATTGAGCGTTGGGCACGAGAGAAGTATAATCTCTCGCTCCCTAGTGAGATAG
Coding sequences:
- a CDS encoding GNAT family N-acetyltransferase, giving the protein MPVEIREAKTPKEIRDYIKFAWKIYTRDPELKKNWVPPVIADYEKTLDKQRYPLWEHADRACFTAWKNGEMCGTITATINYTHNELHKDKVGFWGFFECINDTEVSRALFDAAKAWLQARGLTAMRGPISPSTNDQLGMLCKGYDSPPTFLMTYNPPYYHDLCKDYGFRVEQELVAWLVNQKTIDRERLRRISELVKKREKLRLRYLNLKDWQNEAKIIRSLYNKAWELNWGFVPFTEKEFYTLAKDLKQIADPEFIYFVQNEKGDYVGFSLSLPDVNIALKHVNGNPTSPIGILKYLWYARKINRIRTIVMGVIPEYRNKGVDSLMNAETVEVGIRKGYWEAELSWVLKSNIPMQKLAEAIGAEPYKEYLIYQVDF
- a CDS encoding DUF58 domain-containing protein; amino-acid sequence: MNFLQSYFLTPRFFLALGVLATLFVLGYFFSALTTLATIGTPILFLLTLLDTLLLYAPRFTAPRAERLTPERFSNGDENFITVRLQNPYTFTSRLEVIDELPPQFQVRDFLYVLTLPAQSHRAFQYSVRPTERGEYHFGDLNLFFESPLGLVQRRFKIPASTMVPTYPSFLQMRRYELLSLSARATELGIKRLRRLGHTLEFERIKPYAIGDDIRSINWKATARRGDLMVNQYQDERSQPIYSLIDMGRMMKMPFEGLTLLDYAINASLAISNIALKKQDRAGLITFSNRIHSIIPAERQSAHLAKILETLYNQQTTFQESDYETLFITVQRRISQRALLLLFTNFETLSSMRRQLRYLQRLAVRHLLIVIFFENTELRSLLERPTKTLEDAYIKTIAEKFAFEKREIVLELQRNGIQSVLTAPKDLTLKTINKYLELKARGMI
- a CDS encoding MoxR family ATPase, with the translated sequence MSETLFQNRIDLSSIRDAVERIKRELRKVIVGQDEMIDLLLAALFANGHILIEGVPGIAKTLTAKVLARTLSVGFSRIQFTPDLMPSDVIGTSVFNPKTVEFKFNPGPIFSNFVLIDEINRAPAKTQAALFEVMEERQVTVDGTTYPMQMPFLVVATQNPIEQEGTYRLPEAQLDRFLLKIVMTYPSLEEETKILLAHHQQRAVPTAAVEPVLTGEQVLACQAAARSVRVEEALLRYIALLAGKTRTSGDIYLGASPRASIAILNTAKAIAAMQGRDFLVPDDIKTVAIPALRHRIILSPEREMQGIAPDDVLKDLLAKLEVPR
- a CDS encoding septum formation initiator family protein — translated: MPRLSDMLNSRAAMHQLQRLFTARTWRKLRLRARLRWFARDAMRSPLKYVRLAFLGLILFYTVFGNYGILARLRLEIHKSHLSAELTRETQRSNELRSAIQKMQTLEEIERWAREKYNLSLPSEIVYVIK
- a CDS encoding DUF4350 domain-containing protein, whose product is MKSYWKPLLFFAAIFALLVATQLSAPKPLNWRPSFSNEDKSPFGAFVLFSRLRDLFFEERITVSPQSLYELFHASPQTYLFSLRSNIIFIAEDLRLDSLDAQSLLEFVSAGSTAFLAAVWFPAPICDTFRLRTRAQFLPFLHVADSLNAPDTLYLSFPKAAPQQGTRYALRMPPYTASFSRFDSSRATVLSVDTANRPNFIRLQFGKGAFYLCSSPYLFTNYYLLTPDGAEYVARVLSHLPVQTTIWDEYYKPLSRRAQTPIRFVLETDTLRYAYYLALTGIVLFIFASGKRRQRPIPLITPPRNATLEFVQTVGRVYLQHGDHKDLAEKKIEYFFDFLRTHFYLQNISFSQDFYQLLSEKSGVPISEIARLFAAIQAARNSSSLSATELLALMKAIENFYNATTVKANVRNALSESN
- a CDS encoding DUF4129 domain-containing protein → MYTQAAQRTGSIVLWLLLSASTSVGQLSHGIADSVAVDSLPNFNAIASKIIDSLHLPSSDIDRFQPDAAVLGEVLPDSISAQAFDASRITLRCFDLEALSQLRAQKEFQYDRPPPPPPVWQRIRDWLDQNILRHIFSDEVTEWIEHALTVISVLVLIYLVLKLIRTDLRSLFYGSKTLRSVAFQAEEHLEPDALQALIEQAMADKDYRRAVRYLFLRVLKLLAAKDLIAWRIDKTNRDYLYELKQPELRTPFAELARFFEYVWYGGFWLTEQEFAAAKRAFDAFTTQLQER